One window of the Acidobacteriota bacterium genome contains the following:
- a CDS encoding efflux RND transporter permease subunit produces MNDKNEIGFAGKIARAFIASKLTPLIVVTSVLLGLGAVVMLPREEEPQIIVPMIDVFVQMPGASAKEVEERVTKPMEKLLWEIPGVEYIYSTSSPGMSMAVVRFYVGQNQEDAIVRLNQKMLANFDLIPPGASQPLIKPRSIDDVPILALTLSSNTYDAFTLRRIAAQVHDQIKEVSDVSEVTIIGGQRRQIRVTLDEARMAGFNVAPAMIAPVLDQSNRQLQSGSFATGNKEFLVETGGFLHTAEDVGAVVISAFNNRPVYLRDVAKIEDGAEEASDYVMFGVPPSGGKLPNADAQPPKGGTLNVQPAVTISVAKRKGKNAIEIADKVLEKVEHLKGSLIPGEVAVTTTRNYGETASEKSNELLLHMMIAILSVAVLIWLTLGLRESGIVAIAIPVTLALTLAVFYFYGYTLNRITLFALIFSIGILVDDAIVVVENMARHYRMPENKGRSLVDIAVESVDEVGNPTILATFAVIAAILPMAFVGGLMGPYMKPIPIGATAAMVFSLLVAFIVTPWASLRLLKRDGGHHGGDEQQEGRLTRLYRRVMSKLIRVPSWRYGFLIGVVVLLLASVSLFAFKLVRVKMLPFDNKSEFQVIIDTPEGTPLEQTAAVTREIADTLRTVPEVVNYQMYVGTASPYNFNGLVRHYYLRRGSNVADIQVNLVGKSERSAQSHDIAKRVRPAIQQIAAKYNARVKISEVPPGPPVLQTLVAEIYGPDYRRQMEIANNIRDIFDKTPGVVDVDWYVEDDQPKYRFVVDKEKAALNGVSAEQVAATLRIAVEGLPVGLAHQPAEKEDLPIVLRLPRAERSSVEDLKQIKMMGTRGNLVPLGELVKVEEQTNEKSIYHKNLMPVTYVTGDVAGSEESPVYAILKLNDAIEKMKLPEGYSLERFVAQQPFTTNKFAMKWDGEWHITYEVFRDLGLAFAAVMVLIYVLVVGWFQSFKTPFAIMAAIPFSLVGILPAHGMMNAFFTATSMIGFIAGAGIVVRNSIILVDFVELRLKQGMPLADAVVDAGAVRFRPMMLTAAAVVVGATVILFDPIFQGLAISLMAGEIASLLLSRMTVPILYYLSERKKYEPVSIKSEARQTDEPTDSISHEAAEQES; encoded by the coding sequence ATGAATGACAAAAACGAAATTGGATTTGCTGGAAAAATTGCTCGCGCTTTCATCGCCTCGAAATTGACGCCGCTGATTGTTGTGACGTCGGTGTTGCTTGGGTTGGGCGCGGTCGTCATGTTGCCGCGCGAAGAAGAGCCGCAAATCATCGTGCCGATGATTGACGTCTTTGTGCAAATGCCCGGCGCATCGGCCAAAGAAGTCGAAGAGCGCGTCACCAAACCGATGGAAAAATTGCTATGGGAAATTCCGGGCGTTGAATATATCTATTCAACTTCGTCGCCAGGAATGTCCATGGCCGTGGTGCGGTTTTACGTCGGCCAAAATCAGGAAGACGCCATTGTCCGGCTGAATCAAAAAATGTTGGCGAATTTCGATCTGATTCCGCCCGGCGCCAGCCAGCCGCTGATCAAACCCCGCTCGATTGACGACGTGCCGATTCTGGCGCTGACGCTTTCCAGCAATACGTATGACGCCTTCACCTTGCGACGCATCGCCGCGCAAGTTCACGATCAAATCAAAGAAGTCAGCGACGTTTCCGAAGTCACCATCATTGGCGGACAGCGCCGTCAGATTCGCGTCACGCTCGACGAAGCGCGTATGGCCGGATTCAACGTGGCCCCGGCGATGATCGCGCCGGTGCTGGACCAATCCAATCGCCAGTTGCAATCCGGCAGTTTCGCAACGGGGAACAAAGAATTTTTGGTTGAAACGGGCGGCTTTCTGCACACGGCAGAGGACGTCGGCGCTGTCGTCATCAGCGCATTCAACAATCGCCCGGTGTATTTGCGCGATGTGGCAAAGATCGAAGACGGCGCGGAAGAGGCCAGCGATTACGTCATGTTTGGAGTACCGCCTTCAGGCGGCAAGCTCCCGAATGCCGACGCCCAGCCGCCTAAAGGCGGTACTCTGAACGTGCAGCCGGCGGTGACAATTTCCGTCGCCAAGCGGAAAGGCAAAAACGCGATTGAGATTGCCGACAAAGTGCTGGAAAAAGTCGAGCATCTGAAAGGTTCGCTGATTCCCGGCGAAGTCGCCGTCACCACAACGCGCAATTACGGCGAAACAGCCAGCGAAAAATCCAACGAATTATTGCTGCACATGATGATCGCCATTTTGTCCGTCGCGGTGTTGATCTGGTTGACACTTGGGTTGCGCGAATCTGGCATTGTGGCGATTGCCATTCCGGTAACGCTGGCGCTGACCTTGGCGGTGTTTTACTTCTATGGCTACACGCTCAATCGCATCACGCTGTTTGCGCTGATTTTTTCCATCGGCATATTGGTGGATGATGCCATCGTCGTGGTCGAAAACATGGCGCGGCATTACCGCATGCCGGAAAACAAAGGGCGTTCGCTGGTGGACATCGCGGTTGAATCGGTGGACGAAGTCGGCAATCCGACAATTCTAGCGACGTTTGCCGTCATCGCCGCGATTTTACCCATGGCCTTTGTCGGCGGATTGATGGGGCCGTACATGAAGCCGATTCCGATTGGCGCGACGGCGGCAATGGTCTTTTCGCTGCTCGTCGCATTCATCGTCACGCCGTGGGCCAGTTTGCGATTGTTGAAACGCGACGGCGGCCATCACGGTGGAGATGAACAGCAGGAAGGTCGCCTGACCCGGCTCTATCGCCGCGTGATGTCCAAGCTGATTCGCGTGCCAAGCTGGCGCTACGGATTTTTGATTGGCGTGGTGGTGTTGCTGTTGGCGTCAGTGTCATTGTTTGCGTTTAAGCTGGTGCGGGTGAAGATGTTGCCCTTCGATAACAAGAGCGAATTCCAGGTCATTATTGACACGCCCGAAGGCACACCGTTGGAGCAAACTGCCGCCGTCACGCGCGAAATCGCTGACACGCTGCGCACCGTTCCCGAAGTCGTCAATTACCAGATGTACGTCGGCACGGCGTCGCCGTACAACTTCAATGGTTTGGTGCGACATTACTATTTGCGGCGTGGATCGAATGTTGCCGACATTCAGGTCAACCTGGTCGGGAAAAGCGAACGCAGCGCACAAAGCCACGACATTGCCAAACGTGTGCGTCCGGCGATTCAACAAATTGCCGCCAAATACAACGCGCGCGTCAAAATTTCCGAAGTCCCTCCCGGACCGCCAGTACTTCAAACCTTGGTCGCTGAAATTTACGGCCCCGATTATCGGCGCCAGATGGAAATCGCCAACAACATCCGCGACATTTTCGATAAAACACCTGGCGTGGTGGACGTAGACTGGTATGTCGAAGACGACCAGCCGAAATACCGCTTCGTCGTGGACAAGGAAAAAGCCGCGCTGAATGGCGTTTCCGCCGAGCAGGTCGCCGCGACGTTGCGTATCGCCGTAGAGGGCCTGCCCGTCGGCTTGGCGCATCAGCCAGCGGAAAAAGAAGACCTGCCGATTGTCCTGCGCTTGCCGCGCGCCGAACGTTCCAGCGTCGAAGACTTGAAACAAATCAAAATGATGGGGACGCGCGGGAATCTGGTTCCGCTCGGCGAACTCGTCAAAGTTGAGGAGCAGACAAACGAAAAAAGCATCTACCACAAAAACCTGATGCCGGTGACCTATGTCACCGGCGACGTGGCGGGCAGCGAAGAAAGTCCTGTCTACGCGATCCTGAAACTCAACGACGCAATCGAGAAAATGAAGCTGCCGGAAGGGTACAGTCTGGAACGGTTCGTCGCTCAGCAGCCTTTCACCACCAACAAGTTTGCCATGAAGTGGGACGGCGAATGGCACATCACCTACGAAGTCTTTCGCGATCTGGGATTGGCCTTTGCGGCAGTGATGGTGTTGATTTATGTGCTGGTGGTCGGCTGGTTTCAATCCTTCAAAACGCCGTTTGCGATTATGGCGGCGATTCCATTTTCCCTGGTCGGCATTTTGCCTGCGCACGGAATGATGAATGCGTTTTTCACGGCGACTTCGATGATTGGCTTCATTGCCGGAGCGGGAATCGTTGTGCGGAATTCCATCATCCTGGTGGATTTTGTCGAACTGCGATTGAAACAGGGAATGCCGCTGGCCGACGCGGTGGTGGACGCTGGAGCCGTTCGCTTTCGTCCGATGATGTTGACAGCAGCGGCGGTGGTGGTGGGCGCGACAGTGATTTTGTTTGATCCGATCTTTCAAGGGTTGGCGATTTCTTTGATGGCAGGCGAAATCGCTTCGCTGTTATTGTCGCGTATGACCGTGCCGATTTTGTACTACCTGAGCGAGCGTAAAAAATATGAGCCCGTTTCGATAAAGTCTGAGGCGCGGCAAACAGACGAGCCAACGGATTCAATTTCCCACGAAGCGGCCGAGCAAGAATCGTAA
- a CDS encoding efflux RND transporter periplasmic adaptor subunit: MKTKFALFTLLALLSLIAAACGKKPEVAAEKPPVVTGVHIEKVGVSSVEDFYEATGTVRAKTSTVLSSKIMGTVTGLRVREGDRVNAGQALIEIDNREAAAQLQKAQAGLRQAEQAVAEADQAGNAAQSAKSAAEANKRLADATLARYQTLLDRKSVSPQEFDEVKAKAQVADAEADRAAKMLEVLAAKKKQGQAQMDQAKADIASAQVFAGYARVVTPISGIVTAKQIEVGATATPGAPLLTIEDAAHYRLEAAVEESQIGKIHLKDRACVSIDAIGGEELEGMVAEILPAADPMSRSYTVKIDVASAQPLRSGLYGTARFLRGQRQAIAIPAKAIAQRGQLTGVFVVDDSGIARLRLIKTGKTYGDRVEVLSGLTENDRIAVDGIAKLNDGVKVQ, encoded by the coding sequence ATGAAAACCAAATTTGCCCTTTTCACATTGCTTGCCTTACTAAGTTTGATTGCCGCCGCCTGCGGAAAGAAACCGGAGGTCGCTGCCGAAAAGCCGCCGGTTGTGACAGGCGTACACATAGAAAAAGTCGGCGTTTCGTCGGTCGAAGATTTTTACGAAGCGACCGGAACCGTGCGCGCCAAAACTTCGACGGTGCTGTCGTCAAAAATCATGGGCACGGTGACCGGCTTGCGCGTACGCGAAGGCGACCGCGTCAACGCGGGGCAAGCCTTGATTGAAATTGACAACCGCGAAGCCGCCGCGCAATTGCAAAAAGCCCAGGCCGGATTGCGCCAGGCCGAGCAGGCCGTTGCCGAAGCCGACCAGGCCGGCAATGCCGCGCAATCGGCCAAATCCGCCGCCGAAGCCAACAAGCGACTGGCTGACGCGACGCTGGCGCGGTATCAAACCTTGCTGGATCGAAAATCCGTCAGCCCGCAGGAATTCGACGAAGTCAAAGCCAAGGCGCAAGTCGCCGACGCCGAAGCCGACCGCGCGGCGAAGATGTTGGAAGTGTTGGCCGCCAAAAAGAAACAGGGGCAAGCGCAAATGGATCAGGCCAAAGCCGACATCGCCAGCGCGCAGGTCTTTGCCGGATACGCCCGCGTGGTGACGCCCATCAGCGGTATCGTCACCGCCAAGCAGATTGAAGTTGGCGCGACCGCGACACCGGGCGCTCCGTTGTTGACGATTGAAGACGCCGCGCATTACCGGTTGGAAGCCGCTGTCGAAGAATCCCAAATCGGCAAAATCCATTTGAAGGATCGCGCGTGCGTGAGCATTGACGCCATTGGCGGTGAAGAACTGGAAGGAATGGTTGCCGAAATTCTGCCCGCTGCCGATCCGATGAGCCGCAGTTACACCGTGAAAATTGACGTCGCGTCGGCGCAACCGCTTCGTTCCGGTTTGTATGGAACGGCGCGATTTCTGCGCGGGCAAAGGCAAGCGATCGCCATTCCTGCCAAAGCCATTGCGCAACGCGGGCAACTCACCGGGGTCTTTGTGGTTGACGATTCGGGCATCGCGCGGTTGCGATTGATCAAAACCGGCAAAACCTATGGCGACCGCGTGGAAGTGTTGTCCGGCTTGACCGAAAACGATCGCATCGCGGTGGATGGCATCGCCAAATTGAACGACGGAGTGAAGGTGCAATAG
- a CDS encoding TolC family protein yields the protein MNQLIKKRIRMWISVVLLVSSTNWTKALAQTRAEAQTGASESLTLPLAVDLALKTNPLTRATASGREIADAQVQQARAGRLPQVQLSETVINGNNPVFVFGSLLEQGRFTQQNFNLPLLNNPDPLTNFRFGVAIKAPLFDQWQSATRMKRAKLGQEQADAQTRQVEQQVRFETLRAFYGLLLAQAKKEVSDEAIKLAEADVRLSRDRVEAGTAVVSDLLAAEVQLAEARQQAIQTDGDIVTAEAALNTSMGLPVNTPQSITGQLVEKKFDLADQGELIRLAMENRPDLNRSGLMARSSEIQVQGARNEFLPRLDVFANFGASRHNFASGSGDYTVGASLTFNLFDAGRNARIAEARAAANLAASEQQRLNNQIRFEVVRAYQQFVSARERLKVAERIIAQASEALRITQDRYQAGLTTITEVLRAETTLTRARLIVLSARHDYYVGYANVLLATGKMTDVQPFIS from the coding sequence ATGAATCAGTTGATCAAAAAACGAATTCGCATGTGGATATCGGTTGTCTTGCTTGTCAGTTCAACAAACTGGACGAAGGCGTTGGCTCAAACCCGAGCCGAAGCACAAACCGGTGCGTCAGAATCGCTGACGTTACCCTTGGCGGTGGATTTGGCGCTGAAAACCAATCCCCTGACGCGGGCGACGGCTTCGGGGCGGGAAATTGCCGACGCGCAGGTTCAACAAGCACGCGCGGGTCGGTTGCCGCAAGTGCAACTCAGTGAAACTGTCATCAACGGCAATAACCCTGTGTTTGTGTTCGGGTCATTGCTGGAACAAGGACGATTCACGCAACAAAACTTCAATCTGCCGCTGCTGAACAATCCTGATCCGCTGACGAATTTTCGCTTTGGGGTGGCAATCAAAGCGCCATTATTCGATCAATGGCAATCGGCGACACGAATGAAACGGGCGAAGTTGGGACAGGAGCAGGCCGATGCTCAAACCCGCCAGGTTGAACAGCAAGTGCGGTTTGAAACGCTGCGTGCGTTTTATGGTTTGCTGCTGGCGCAGGCAAAAAAGGAAGTTTCGGACGAAGCGATCAAGCTGGCCGAAGCCGATGTCAGGCTGAGCCGCGACCGCGTTGAAGCCGGTACGGCGGTCGTTTCCGATCTGTTGGCCGCCGAAGTCCAACTGGCCGAAGCCCGGCAGCAGGCGATTCAAACCGATGGCGACATCGTTACCGCCGAAGCCGCGCTGAACACTTCGATGGGGTTGCCAGTCAACACGCCGCAGAGCATCACGGGGCAATTGGTGGAAAAGAAATTCGATCTGGCTGATCAGGGAGAACTGATTCGGTTGGCAATGGAAAACCGCCCCGATCTGAACCGCTCCGGCCTGATGGCGCGTTCCAGCGAAATTCAGGTACAAGGTGCCCGCAATGAATTTTTGCCGCGCCTGGATGTATTCGCCAACTTCGGAGCCAGCCGCCACAACTTCGCGAGTGGCAGCGGCGATTACACTGTCGGCGCCAGCCTGACATTCAATTTGTTTGATGCAGGCCGCAATGCTCGTATTGCCGAGGCGCGCGCCGCCGCCAATCTGGCCGCAAGCGAACAACAGCGCCTGAACAATCAAATCCGCTTTGAAGTCGTTCGTGCGTATCAGCAATTCGTTTCCGCACGCGAACGCCTGAAAGTCGCCGAACGCATCATTGCCCAAGCGAGCGAAGCTTTGCGCATCACCCAGGATCGGTATCAAGCCGGGCTGACGACGATCACGGAAGTGTTGCGTGCGGAAACCACGTTGACGCGCGCGCGGCTGATTGTTCTGTCGGCGCGCCACGATTATTACGTCGGATATGCCAACGTGTTATTGGCGACCGGCAAAATGACGGATGTTCAACCATTCATTTCTTAA
- a CDS encoding DUF2892 domain-containing protein: MTVERLLRLIAGAFVFASVLLSVYHSPKWLYFTGFVGLNLFQSAFTNWCPMMAFLRRMGFKDAV, from the coding sequence ATGACCGTCGAACGATTATTGCGGTTGATTGCAGGAGCGTTTGTGTTTGCCAGCGTATTGCTGAGCGTCTATCACAGTCCCAAATGGCTGTACTTTACAGGCTTTGTCGGACTGAATCTGTTTCAATCCGCATTTACCAACTGGTGCCCGATGATGGCATTTTTGCGCCGGATGGGGTTCAAGGACGCTGTGTGA
- a CDS encoding DUF302 domain-containing protein — translation MLDQKTIEQIGYGFGRRLDVPVAQAIERVKQTLKDEGFGVLSEINIAEKFKEKLGVDFRNYVILGACNPPIAYQALQLEAALGLLLPCNVIVYEEGDKTIVVAIDAAKMMSIVGNPSLESAAAQVNEKLQRAIANL, via the coding sequence ATGTTAGACCAGAAAACAATCGAGCAGATCGGATACGGTTTTGGTCGCAGGCTTGATGTGCCTGTGGCGCAAGCGATTGAAAGGGTAAAGCAAACGCTCAAGGACGAGGGCTTTGGCGTGTTGAGCGAAATCAATATCGCGGAAAAGTTCAAGGAAAAGCTCGGGGTAGATTTTCGCAATTACGTCATTTTGGGTGCGTGTAATCCCCCAATTGCCTATCAGGCATTGCAGTTAGAGGCGGCACTTGGATTGCTATTGCCTTGTAATGTGATTGTTTACGAAGAGGGGGACAAAACGATTGTTGTAGCGATTGATGCGGCCAAGATGATGTCAATTGTTGGCAATCCAAGTCTTGAATCCGCCGCAGCGCAAGTCAATGAAAAGCTGCAACGCGCAATTGCCAATTTGTAA
- a CDS encoding NAD(P)/FAD-dependent oxidoreductase, translating into MARLLILGAGIAGHTAALHARSLLGSNHEVVVVSPNSQWNWIPSNIWVGTGYMKPEQVTFALAPVYQKLGVPFYQAKAVSLHPEGDSRQSKPFVSIEYTSSEKRGQIEQLTYDYLINATGPKLNFDATAGLGPEKNSLSVCTYGHAAQTASALEESIQRMKRGERQTLLIGTGHGNCTCQGAAFEYLFNVEFELRRQRVRDKARLVWISNEAELGDFGMGGMFIKRGGYITHSRVFTESLYTERGVEWITQAHVKEVLCGETAYETLDGEEKSVKHDFAMLLPPFSGVSLRAYNKANEDITSQLFAPNGFMLVDGDYAKKPYDEWKPEDWPETYQSPKYKNIFAVGIAFAPPHPISKPMTSVKGTPIFPTPPRTGMPSGVMARQVAYNIVDMMKGKASEPTRKASLARMGAACIASAGANSLSGSAVSMTIYPIVPDFNTYPDTGRALRYTSGEIGLAGHWIKHLLHFAFLYKAKAKPLWRVVPE; encoded by the coding sequence ATGGCTCGATTATTGATTCTGGGCGCCGGCATCGCGGGACATACAGCAGCCCTGCATGCCAGATCGCTTTTGGGCAGTAACCACGAAGTAGTCGTTGTTTCGCCGAACAGCCAATGGAACTGGATTCCATCCAACATTTGGGTCGGCACGGGATATATGAAACCGGAGCAGGTCACATTTGCGCTGGCGCCGGTGTACCAGAAACTGGGAGTTCCTTTCTATCAGGCAAAAGCCGTCAGCCTGCATCCTGAAGGAGATTCACGGCAGTCCAAACCGTTCGTCAGCATCGAATACACTTCTTCCGAAAAGCGCGGCCAGATTGAACAACTCACCTACGATTACCTGATTAACGCCACAGGCCCCAAACTGAACTTTGACGCTACCGCAGGATTGGGGCCGGAAAAGAATAGTTTGTCGGTTTGCACGTATGGCCACGCCGCACAAACAGCTTCGGCGCTGGAAGAATCCATTCAGCGTATGAAACGGGGCGAGCGGCAAACGTTGCTGATCGGAACCGGCCACGGCAATTGCACCTGCCAGGGAGCGGCATTTGAGTATCTGTTCAACGTCGAATTTGAATTGCGCCGCCAGCGGGTGCGCGACAAAGCGCGTTTGGTTTGGATTTCCAATGAAGCTGAATTGGGCGATTTCGGAATGGGCGGTATGTTCATTAAGCGCGGCGGATACATCACGCACAGTCGAGTATTCACTGAATCGCTTTACACGGAACGCGGAGTAGAATGGATTACGCAGGCGCACGTCAAAGAAGTACTGTGCGGAGAAACCGCTTATGAAACCCTGGATGGCGAGGAAAAATCCGTCAAACATGATTTCGCCATGTTGCTGCCGCCGTTCAGCGGAGTGAGTTTGCGCGCTTACAACAAGGCGAACGAAGACATCACCTCACAGCTTTTTGCGCCAAACGGATTCATGCTGGTGGATGGCGATTACGCCAAAAAACCGTATGACGAATGGAAACCGGAAGACTGGCCCGAAACCTACCAAAGCCCAAAATACAAAAACATCTTTGCGGTAGGCATTGCCTTTGCGCCGCCGCATCCAATCAGCAAACCAATGACCAGCGTCAAAGGCACACCGATCTTTCCGACGCCGCCACGAACCGGAATGCCTTCGGGCGTGATGGCGCGACAGGTGGCGTACAACATCGTTGATATGATGAAAGGCAAAGCTTCGGAACCAACCCGAAAAGCGTCATTGGCGCGCATGGGCGCGGCCTGTATCGCTTCGGCGGGCGCGAATTCCCTGAGCGGTTCCGCCGTTTCCATGACGATTTATCCCATTGTGCCGGACTTCAACACCTATCCCGACACGGGGCGCGCATTGCGTTATACCTCCGGCGAAATCGGATTGGCCGGGCACTGGATCAAACATTTGCTGCATTTCGCTTTTTTATACAAAGCAAAAGCCAAGCCTCTTTGGCGCGTGGTGCCGGAATAA
- a CDS encoding DNA starvation/stationary phase protection protein, with product MPINIGIAEEERQAIAEGLSKLLADTYTLYLKTHNFHWNVTGPMFQTLHLMFETQYNELALAVDLIAERIRALGFPAPGSYREFSRLSSIKEEEGSPNAEEMIRLLVAGQEAVVRTARSIFPVVDRANDEPTADLLTQRMQVHEKNAWMLRSLLAQ from the coding sequence ATGCCAATCAATATCGGCATTGCGGAAGAAGAGCGTCAGGCCATTGCAGAAGGGTTGTCCAAGTTGCTGGCCGATACTTACACGCTGTACTTGAAAACACATAATTTTCACTGGAACGTCACGGGGCCCATGTTCCAAACGCTGCATCTGATGTTCGAGACGCAATACAATGAACTGGCGCTGGCGGTTGACCTGATCGCCGAACGCATTCGTGCGTTGGGTTTTCCGGCTCCTGGCAGCTACAGGGAATTTTCCCGACTGTCGTCCATCAAGGAGGAAGAAGGCTCCCCCAACGCAGAGGAGATGATCCGCCTGCTCGTCGCAGGACAAGAAGCAGTCGTCCGCACTGCCCGTTCGATCTTTCCAGTTGTGGACCGTGCGAACGATGAACCGACTGCGGATTTGCTCACACAACGCATGCAGGTTCACGAAAAAAACGCCTGGATGCTGCGCAGCTTGTTGGCGCAATAA
- a CDS encoding Rieske (2Fe-2S) protein: protein MSEIEVADFSINAAPEEEPESTGRRAFVKLGLGAVGACYAGMIGYPVYQYLATPAQRAAQTAAVTQTTLEGADKLPAGSAMIFKFGTKPALLIHHQDGTWVSLDAVCTHLGCTVSYEAANNRIFCACHGGVYDAKTGANVSGPPPKPLTAYKVETQEGRVLISRA, encoded by the coding sequence ATGTCTGAAATTGAAGTCGCTGATTTTTCTATTAACGCTGCGCCCGAAGAGGAGCCGGAATCCACAGGCCGGCGCGCGTTTGTCAAATTGGGATTGGGCGCGGTCGGCGCTTGTTACGCGGGGATGATCGGATATCCGGTTTATCAATACCTGGCAACTCCGGCGCAGCGCGCGGCGCAAACCGCCGCCGTCACGCAAACGACGCTGGAAGGCGCGGACAAACTCCCCGCCGGTTCGGCGATGATCTTCAAATTCGGCACGAAACCGGCGCTGTTGATTCACCATCAAGACGGAACCTGGGTGTCGCTGGACGCCGTTTGCACACACCTGGGCTGCACAGTGAGTTACGAAGCCGCGAACAATCGGATTTTCTGCGCCTGTCACGGAGGCGTGTACGACGCCAAAACCGGCGCGAATGTTTCCGGCCCGCCGCCCAAACCGCTCACCGCGTACAAAGTCGAAACCCAGGAAGGACGCGTGCTGATCAGTCGCGCCTGA
- a CDS encoding cytochrome b N-terminal domain-containing protein, which produces MSAIYRWVDERLGLDEILAFAKHKTVPEHRYSFWYYWGGISLFFFLVQVFSGVLLLVYYRPGADAYETVRQITYDIKFGWLIRSAHSWSANLMVLAIFAHMFSVYFMKAYRKPREFGWWSGLALLGLTMVFGFSGYLLPMDDLAYFATKVGLELPAAMPLVGPLITNIVRGGPEVGEVTIQRFFALHVVVLPLLYIPLLGFHLWLVQRHGNALPPSEELKPLAKRRSVPFFPDFFSKDLGMWLIALNALSALAALYPWQLGPAADPLVSAPAGIHPEWYFMSQFQLLKVFGRWFPGATGEFLGIGIFTLGILVWALIPVFDTETRFGKRARIATWIGFAALVGLIGTTIWGYWEI; this is translated from the coding sequence ATGTCGGCAATTTATCGTTGGGTGGACGAGCGGCTGGGACTGGACGAAATTCTGGCCTTTGCCAAGCACAAAACCGTGCCGGAACACCGCTATTCATTTTGGTATTACTGGGGCGGCATTTCGCTGTTCTTCTTTTTGGTGCAAGTCTTCAGCGGCGTGTTGTTGCTGGTGTATTACCGGCCCGGTGCGGACGCTTATGAAACCGTTCGGCAAATCACTTACGACATCAAATTCGGCTGGCTCATCCGCTCGGCCCATTCGTGGTCGGCGAATCTGATGGTGCTGGCGATTTTCGCGCATATGTTTTCGGTTTATTTCATGAAAGCGTATCGCAAGCCGCGCGAATTCGGTTGGTGGAGCGGGCTGGCGCTGCTGGGATTGACGATGGTCTTTGGCTTCAGCGGTTATCTGCTGCCGATGGATGATCTGGCGTATTTCGCTACCAAGGTTGGTTTGGAATTGCCTGCGGCAATGCCGCTGGTCGGCCCGCTGATCACCAATATCGTGCGCGGCGGGCCGGAAGTCGGCGAAGTTACGATTCAACGCTTCTTTGCGCTGCACGTCGTGGTTCTGCCGTTGCTGTACATTCCGCTGCTCGGGTTTCACCTGTGGCTGGTGCAACGCCACGGCAACGCGCTGCCGCCGAGCGAAGAATTGAAACCCCTCGCGAAACGGCGTTCTGTTCCCTTCTTCCCGGATTTCTTCTCGAAGGATTTGGGCATGTGGCTGATCGCATTGAACGCGCTGAGCGCGCTGGCGGCCTTATATCCGTGGCAGCTTGGCCCGGCGGCGGATCCGCTGGTGTCGGCCCCGGCGGGCATTCATCCCGAATGGTATTTCATGAGCCAGTTCCAGTTGCTCAAGGTTTTCGGGCGCTGGTTTCCCGGCGCAACGGGCGAATTTCTGGGCATCGGAATCTTCACACTGGGCATTCTGGTTTGGGCGCTGATTCCGGTCTTTGACACAGAAACGCGCTTTGGCAAACGCGCGCGCATCGCCACCTGGATCGGGTTCGCCGCTTTGGTTGGGTTAATCGGCACCACGATCTGGGGATATTGGGAGATATAG